In Babesia bovis T2Bo chromosome 3, whole genome shotgun sequence, the genomic window CGCGGTAGTCACCCGCCTGCGTCCTCAAACGCTCCATTACAAGCTTACTGGCGAATACGTTAGCGCAGTGAAATACGCTGTCAAATACGTTACCACGCTTCTCGtggttgtatatattcactgCATACATTATGAGCACTAGGAATGTATTACGGATGTCACCATCAGTACTGCAACCCAGGCGATCTAAAACCAGTGGCACTGCCACCAGAGCCTGCCAGACGCAGAAGTCATATATCAGCGCTATATTGAACATGCCATCATGCGATAGGATACACTGTCCATTACGGCATTCCATCTTGACGCCTCTGTCCTTGCACTTGGCACTATTGAACATATACCGATATTCACTATATATCCGTTCAATTGTCAAATCTGCATCTTCATCTGATAGCGGCGGTAGCGGCACAGTGTTTGTCTTAGCGGCATGGGCCAATTGAGCCAGCATAGTTGGCATCCTGGTGTAAGTACCGGTGGAGAGCAAATCTACGGCCAATGCAGTATTCGGTGGCGGCGTTACCAAGTCAGTGGATTGTACCTTGCGTATATTCAAACTCATTTCACGACCACATTTTTCCAGGTACCCTTCAAATGCATGAGTCGCATTGATAACCTTCTCCAGCTTGGGCATATGCAGTGAAAACTGGTACAGTACATACAGTTTCAAGAATATCTCCCGTTGTGCCCTAGTAAACTGGATTATACCAGTTCTTGCATGGTTGTATACATACGATCCATCATTACTCTGGCGGTAGCAAAACAGCTTCCAGTCTACGACACACCTCTGGACGCATCGCGCCAGAAGGTCGATGAATGACACTGTCTGCAGATCATCCATTTATGTACCAATCCAGTAACATTATTTGGAAATATCATTTCCTGGAGTACCCTCACAACGTCCAGTGTGTAAGGCTGTTAGTACATTACACAAATTTTACTAAACTTGTCTAATGCCAACTGTAGTACTGCCTACCGCAACAAGGCTATATACAAATAGTGTTTTATCCCGGCTAATAGCATACCCTTACCGTAGAAGGCACTTATGTAGTTTACCCAGGAACAACAACGAGTTAGGAATTGCTACTACCCGTCCTAAACTGGTCCATCACGTATTCCGTTGGGGCATAGGAAATGCTTTCAGGGCGCAGTCAAAGAACAGATACCGGCCTACATACGCTGAGCGCAACACTCCGGCATGTATCCGTGAGGACTACTTCCAATGCGATGCCAAGTTTGACCTTTGCAAAATAACTTACGATACTTTAAACGAACAGTGGGAGGTCTTGTGGACTGAGTGTGGCAAGTTAAATGGTAAACCATTCCCGATAAAGAAGTTTGGCATCGATGCGTCCAAACAGGCAGCTTTGGAATTCGCAGCAGAGTTAGATGTAAGTAAGAAGCAATAGactataatatatatcaggAACACCTAAAAACAACTGGCGGCAACTCACTGGATTACACAAgtggtatgtatattgccAGTGTCTAACATTTAGCAGGCCCCGGGTTAACATTTGACCATACGTTACATTGCTGGGTGGCGCTTGGTAATGTGGGCAGGCGCAGAGTAGCTAGGGCATACTCCGCTGACTACCACGGATTCGATGCCGCCAGGAGGCGTGCATATCGCTTTGCTAAACATAGCACATCGTAGTCCAGTGTGATATAGTGCCACAATGTCAATCCTACGGTATACAGTTCGCAACAGGGTCCAGTACTACCCAGTCAAGACCAAGGCATGGAAGGATATGATGTACAAAAGGATGCGCCTTGGGCCGTGGCCGCCTGAAGGCGCATCACCCTTGCATCCGGTATGTAATGGGACGACCAAAAACAATGCCACAGATCGAGCCTTGGGGCAAGCAGTTTTTCGTATTCAACGCTATGCAGGATGGAAAGGTATGTGGGTAGGATACTCCACTTATGTACGCAGCCTGAAACCGTTTTGTGCGTCACTGACCATCAGCGCAAGCCGCTGATGTACCTGCGTCGTGAGGATCTAGAGGCCATAGCAAGTGCTTTCGATAGTATCAAGGACGCCCTGGCAAGATTCGAGGAGTTGGATGAGGTATGTAGTCATCAGGGATCTAGATACATCACAGGAACCCGATATGCGCTATGAAATGCGGCGGCTAGAAGCACTTGAGGATAACTATGCCATGCAAAGGATGAAAACGGGTAGACATAGCTCGCATACAATCATGAGAGCTAGATCACGCCCTAAGAAATAAATTATCGCATTATGTCACATTGGCCTGGCTCTTCCAACGCATGGCAGCCTGAAGAAGCTTGTTCTGCTGTACCCCGTCCTCGGGGAAGATGTAGACTATATCCTCAGTAACAGTACCGTCCGCCATCTTGCGCTTGCGGCGTACCTTCTTGGGCTGGCGGTCCTTAGTTTTAGAAATAGTTTCATCATTGCCGTACGTGCGCTCGAATTTCAATAGGTGTGCTAACATACCGGCACGCTCAACCTGGTGGTTGGATGCCTTGTAATACTCCAGGGCACGTTCGGCAATAGCCCTGGCATTATCGGGGAATCCCGATGTAAACTCAAATTCACAATATGATAGAAACACTTTTATGTGCGTTGTCTTTAACAGCAAACGCTCGTATATATTGCGCACATGGGCATACTGCTGCCATTCCCGCTCTATCTCGATATATCGGTTCCATACAGTCTCCGGCATGTCCATCTGGTCCATGGCTATGGCGGCCTCGCAGAGGCCACGGACGCGCTTACGCTCGTTTAGCATTAACTCCAATTCTATGAATGAAAGCCAACTCTCGGGTTTAAATGGCCATGTCTCTATGTACTTCGCGTGGATATGCCTACAGCGGTCCAGGTTACCAAGCTTAAGCTCTATTTGCGCGTATGTCTCGAATAACTTCGGCTTCTTGCATTGACCTAAACCGAGGCCAAACGTTTTACGCATTGAATCTAAATCACCTTGACGTAGCTATAGAATATTAACAAGAGAAATGCTACTTACATAGAGCTCAGCAAGTAGTATGTAGAACTTAGCGAAGTCCTTGGGGAGTACCTGAAGCGCCTTGCGATATACCGCAACAGCACGATCCAGCTGTTGCAGGGTAAGTTCCGAGAAGATGGCGTATCCAACCCAGAGATATGAATAGCGACGCCATAGGCGTCGGTCATCTACCTGTGGAAGGTTAGATATAGCACGCTCATAAAGCTCGCAAACACGAGCGCGCTGCGCATCAGTATGTGAGTCGTCAGGGAGCGATGTAGCATGGGGACCCAGCTGCTGCTCCTCCATGCGAATGTAGTCAAACCAAATGTCATAGTTGCACGGCGAGTCAATAAGCTGCTCCTCATACTCGTTACGCCGCTTGGTCACCACCAGGTTGTCAATCGTCTCACGATCACGATGTTGCTTCTGGAAAGACACAAAGGACCGGTATAATTGCTCAGAGCTCTCACGGGGTAATATCCCTAGACCCTGCTCATATACCTTCTCGGCACCTGATAAGTTCCCCTGCTGGGTCTCAAACGCAGCGAACTTGAGGAAGAATTCCTCCGTCAAAAGCTCCGGCGGGATAATCTCAAGCTGGGGGAAA contains:
- a CDS encoding AP2 domain family protein codes for the protein MPTVVLPTATRLYTNSVLSRLIAYPYRRRHLCSLPRNNNELGIATTRPKLVHHVFRWGIGNAFRAQSKNRYRPTYAERNTPACIREDYFQCDAKFDLCKITYDTLNEQWEVLWTECGKLNGKPFPIKKFGIDASKQAALEFAAELDEHLKTTGGNSLDYTSGPGLTFDHTLHCWVALGNVGRRRVARAYSADYHGFDAARRRAYRFAKHSTS
- a CDS encoding tetratricopeptide repeat (TPR) domain containing protein; this encodes MVAFDPAKLQVKNKMPAAVQITAEQILRDAVEWQSRENKQVNRTFVDQDELVYYKAQRRKEFEDKLRRQRHHMGTWIKYALWEANQQDFRRARSVFERALQVDPNNVNLWLRYIETEMKNKNVNAARNLFDRVVSLLPRVDQFWFKYAHFEELLGNYAGARTVFERWMEWNPDDRSWMLYIKFEERCGELDRCRQIFERFLESRPSCASFLKFAKFEQRQKNYPLARAAYVKCLEIIPPELLTEEFFLKFAAFETQQGNLSGAEKVYEQGLGILPRESSEQLYRSFVSFQKQHRDRETIDNLVVTKRRNEYEEQLIDSPCNYDIWFDYIRMEEQQLGPHATSLPDDSHTDAQRARVCELYERAISNLPQVDDRRLWRRYSYLWVGYAIFSELTLQQLDRAVAVYRKALQVLPKDFAKFYILLAELYLRQGDLDSMRKTFGLGLGQCKKPKLFETYAQIELKLGNLDRCRHIHAKYIETWPFKPESWLSFIELELMLNERKRVRGLCEAAIAMDQMDMPETVWNRYIEIEREWQQYAHVRNIYERLLLKTTHIKVFLSYCEFEFTSGFPDNARAIAERALEYYKASNHQVERAGMLAHLLKFERTYGNDETISKTKDRQPKKVRRKRKMADGTVTEDIVYIFPEDGVQQNKLLQAAMRWKSQANVT